One part of the Thermodesulfovibrio thiophilus DSM 17215 genome encodes these proteins:
- a CDS encoding GNA1162 family protein, translating to MRKFLIILGVLAFVFACSPLSETKKDIQELTIPSDELPKIVAVLPFENNTEEKGIGNQVRKAFYNHFSSKPYIDIELNVVDEKIIQLEKSRDKSILEIPSNEICQFIGCDGLIYGKVTDYKKIYAVAYSQLGVEAEVWLINAKTGKEVFRIKDSVRYHEGGIPLSPLSAVMTAVSNAMNIRDIQQVRMINELCYKFNEKIPAPAGITIEERPVIKEVLTNAKNSPFGKGKIIQVGAEGDKGMVATFDIGNFKKGISMKETQPGIYIGEYVVLPGDNVKEAPIVVSLRKIAGYETQWIDVSGFVTIDTTPPPQVKGLRAKGFNDRIEILWEQVKNVHDLKGYKILRSEQALTGFKEIGRVEINFFEDKDVQYGKHYYYRVIAFDDAENESEIQDAVKASLTNKEPQILSGTIEKDLVLSGVYIVKDFLKIPSGLTLKVEPESRIMFNESAIIIVEGRIEIDAGELSVEFIPLEQKKWKGIEIKNGYVMMKGFRIKHAENGINISASGGVLQNGIITDCYKGISIFGIPSPLLQNLTVSGSDTGIELIKTNTKLLANNIFQNKTGIKVNGFSGEIKDNNIFDNTINIFSEKPVKIDANYFGSINLEEMRLEKVQLSRVYDDKTPEGKVVSVIINPYAVLSIAERQKKATEFIAEAGNYFRKRNYGKAVILFEEALKAEPSAEGYYYTALCYHEMKEDEKALNYLKEGVNKFPMDSGLKKSLGLIYYQIGKTEEARKIFEEVLRLNPEDSQIKFLIERIDK from the coding sequence GCCATACATAGATATAGAGCTTAATGTTGTTGATGAAAAGATTATTCAGTTAGAAAAATCAAGAGATAAAAGCATTCTTGAAATACCATCCAATGAGATATGTCAATTTATTGGTTGTGATGGTTTAATTTATGGGAAAGTCACAGATTATAAAAAGATTTATGCTGTAGCTTACTCTCAGCTTGGAGTAGAAGCAGAGGTCTGGCTGATAAACGCTAAAACAGGAAAAGAAGTTTTCAGAATTAAAGATTCTGTAAGATACCACGAAGGCGGTATCCCTCTATCTCCTTTAAGTGCTGTAATGACAGCAGTTTCTAATGCAATGAATATAAGAGATATTCAGCAAGTGAGAATGATTAACGAACTCTGTTACAAATTCAATGAGAAGATTCCTGCACCTGCAGGAATTACTATTGAGGAAAGACCTGTTATTAAAGAAGTACTCACAAATGCAAAAAACTCTCCTTTTGGAAAGGGTAAAATTATTCAAGTTGGTGCAGAAGGAGACAAAGGAATGGTTGCAACATTTGATATCGGTAATTTCAAAAAGGGTATTTCAATGAAAGAAACGCAACCAGGAATCTATATTGGAGAATATGTTGTGCTTCCAGGAGATAATGTTAAGGAGGCTCCTATAGTTGTTTCACTCAGGAAAATTGCAGGTTATGAAACTCAGTGGATTGATGTATCAGGTTTTGTAACAATTGATACCACTCCTCCGCCTCAGGTAAAAGGTCTAAGAGCAAAAGGGTTTAATGATAGAATTGAAATTTTGTGGGAGCAGGTAAAAAATGTTCATGACCTTAAAGGATATAAGATTTTACGAAGTGAACAGGCTCTTACAGGGTTTAAAGAGATTGGTAGAGTTGAGATCAATTTTTTTGAAGATAAAGATGTTCAATATGGAAAGCATTACTACTACCGTGTTATCGCTTTTGATGATGCAGAAAATGAATCAGAAATTCAGGATGCTGTAAAAGCTTCGCTAACTAATAAAGAGCCTCAGATTCTTTCAGGAACAATTGAGAAAGATCTGGTTCTTTCAGGAGTGTATATTGTTAAAGATTTTTTGAAGATTCCTTCAGGATTAACTCTTAAAGTTGAACCTGAGAGCAGGATAATGTTTAATGAGAGCGCAATAATTATTGTAGAAGGCAGAATTGAGATAGATGCTGGTGAACTATCTGTGGAGTTTATTCCTTTGGAGCAAAAGAAATGGAAAGGCATCGAGATTAAGAATGGATATGTAATGATGAAAGGATTCAGGATTAAGCATGCTGAAAATGGTATAAACATCAGCGCATCTGGAGGAGTCTTACAAAACGGTATAATAACAGATTGTTATAAAGGGATCTCCATATTCGGTATCCCGTCTCCTCTTTTACAAAATCTAACAGTCTCAGGTAGTGATACAGGTATTGAACTTATCAAGACTAATACAAAATTGCTTGCAAATAACATTTTCCAGAATAAAACAGGTATAAAAGTTAATGGATTTTCAGGTGAAATAAAAGATAACAATATATTTGATAATACTATAAATATTTTCTCTGAGAAACCTGTAAAGATTGATGCGAATTACTTTGGATCAATAAATCTGGAAGAAATGAGGCTTGAAAAGGTTCAATTATCTAGGGTTTATGATGATAAAACTCCTGAAGGTAAAGTGGTTTCAGTGATTATTAATCCTTATGCAGTTTTATCCATTGCAGAACGTCAAAAAAAGGCAACAGAGTTTATAGCTGAGGCTGGCAATTACTTTAGGAAGAGAAATTATGGAAAGGCGGTAATATTATTTGAAGAAGCATTAAAAGCAGAGCCATCTGCCGAGGGTTATTACTATACTGCCCTGTGCTATCATGAAATGAAAGAAGATGAAAAAGCATTAAACTATCTCAAGGAAGGAGTAAATAAGTTTCCAATGGATTCAGGATTGAAGAAGTCATTAGGTCTTATTTATTATCAGATAGGTAAAACAGAAGAGGCCAGAAAGATTTTTGAGGAAGTGTTACGTCTCAATCCAGAAGACAGTCAAATAAAATTTCTAATTGAAAGAATTGATAAATGA
- a CDS encoding DUF4384 domain-containing protein: protein MKKLVCVSLMLIIMISTGYAGQSTIAESEGYACMGEDRTKRQTEEIALQDAKRKALEHVSTYIQSETQVKDFELQKDIINAYANAKVRIIEQTAKWDNDPPKVGDCYKLTIKAEVIPDEESMKRIFQSKEFSDPSTPLKVQAWTEKKEYKANDKVKIFLRGNKPFYARILYRQADGTLLQILPNPYRKDNYFQGGVVYEIPSGPDRFELEVSPPFGEEEFIVYASTGELGNLEVEPSSGVYKIKTRFEDVGDKTRGVTIVQKGKSSSSEFFEERLRINTNDN from the coding sequence ATGAAAAAGCTAGTTTGTGTAAGTTTAATGCTTATAATAATGATTTCAACTGGTTATGCAGGGCAATCAACTATTGCAGAGTCCGAAGGCTATGCTTGTATGGGTGAGGATAGGACAAAGAGACAGACAGAGGAAATAGCACTTCAGGATGCAAAGAGAAAGGCACTAGAACATGTGAGCACATACATCCAATCCGAGACACAGGTCAAGGATTTTGAACTCCAAAAGGACATTATTAATGCATATGCCAATGCAAAGGTGAGAATCATTGAACAAACTGCTAAATGGGATAATGACCCTCCAAAAGTAGGTGATTGCTATAAATTGACCATAAAGGCAGAGGTTATACCTGATGAGGAGTCAATGAAAAGAATTTTTCAATCAAAGGAATTTAGTGATCCTTCAACACCTCTTAAAGTGCAGGCCTGGACAGAAAAAAAGGAGTATAAAGCTAATGATAAGGTTAAGATATTTCTCCGAGGCAATAAACCCTTTTATGCAAGAATATTATACAGACAGGCGGATGGTACATTACTTCAAATACTTCCAAATCCTTATAGAAAAGATAACTACTTTCAGGGAGGAGTTGTATATGAGATACCATCTGGTCCTGACAGGTTTGAACTTGAGGTATCTCCACCTTTTGGAGAGGAAGAGTTTATTGTCTATGCAAGCACGGGAGAGCTTGGAAATCTGGAGGTAGAGCCATCAAGTGGAGTGTACAAGATAAAAACAAGGTTTGAAGATGTTGGAGACAAAACAAGAGGAGTTACAATTGTACAGAAAGGAAAATCTTCTAGTTCAGAATTTTTTGAGGAAAGATTGAGAATAAACACAAATGATAATTAA
- a CDS encoding CHASE2 domain-containing protein, which produces MKNKLLIFLCIGLLSSFIVVFLYFIKIDFLASIDLKLKDARFRLRGSIEPDSRVIIVAIDSKSLDRVGRWPWDRKVISKLIKNINKAKVIALDIVFSETSNPESDRILSNMINMTNTVAGYYFREDETSVNRQSYINLKESRIKILKTSKGIKPLHVIEFPYAELNIPTIKASMGFFNIFPDEDGVYRKINLVILYKGELYPHLALQTISKLKNSPLIVEIAEYGIKSIKIKNETIPVSESGSLTINYYGRTGSFKTVSAIDIIDGKIKIPPDVIVLVGATEIGIADIRNTPFDPVMPGVEISATTVSNILQGRYLIYNAWVAGLDILFIIIPVILLILIFTKIPRTVISLCLFIIVVFFTYIVNFFIFKKYFLDLSLIYPFFSLSMCYVTSEAYRNLMVEKKSKFLKKAFSSYVSPDVVNILIKKPDALKLGGEKRTITVLFSDIRNFAVIAESLQPERLVTLLNNYFDPMTNIVIKHGGMLDKYIGDAIMAVYNAPVNLPEHAKEAVFTALEMLKELKKLNKKFNELRFPEINIGIGINTGEAITGNIGTSTRFDYTAIGDTVNLASRLEELNKLYGTKIIISESSFNAMESSCYSEKMEQNFLIRELDLIRVKGKNKPVKIFEIIEESSSITSAIEDFEKALHLYRKGQFKEAETLFSNIASQFNDKASILFKERCGSYILDPPSSEWDGVFTAKQK; this is translated from the coding sequence ATGAAAAATAAGCTATTAATTTTTCTTTGTATCGGTCTGCTTTCATCATTTATTGTCGTTTTTCTTTATTTCATTAAAATAGACTTTTTGGCCTCTATTGACCTTAAACTTAAGGATGCCAGATTCAGACTTCGTGGATCGATTGAGCCTGACAGCAGAGTCATAATTGTAGCTATAGACTCAAAAAGTCTAGACAGAGTTGGAAGATGGCCATGGGACAGAAAAGTAATTTCGAAACTCATAAAAAATATAAATAAAGCAAAAGTGATTGCTCTTGATATTGTATTTTCAGAAACTTCAAATCCTGAATCTGACAGAATTCTTTCAAATATGATAAACATGACAAACACAGTTGCCGGTTACTACTTTCGGGAAGATGAAACATCTGTTAATAGGCAGTCTTACATAAACCTTAAAGAATCAAGAATTAAAATATTAAAAACATCAAAAGGGATAAAACCTCTACATGTGATAGAGTTTCCCTATGCTGAGCTCAATATTCCAACAATCAAAGCAAGCATGGGATTTTTCAATATTTTTCCTGATGAAGACGGAGTTTATAGAAAGATTAATTTAGTTATTCTTTATAAAGGAGAGCTGTATCCTCATCTTGCACTCCAAACAATCAGTAAACTCAAAAATAGTCCATTGATTGTAGAGATTGCTGAATATGGTATAAAAAGCATAAAAATTAAAAATGAAACAATTCCTGTCAGTGAATCAGGTAGCCTCACAATTAATTATTATGGAAGGACTGGCTCATTTAAAACTGTATCTGCCATTGACATCATAGATGGGAAAATAAAAATCCCTCCAGATGTTATTGTTCTGGTGGGTGCAACAGAAATTGGAATAGCTGACATCCGTAATACACCCTTTGATCCTGTTATGCCAGGGGTTGAAATATCAGCCACAACAGTATCAAATATCCTACAAGGGCGATACTTAATTTACAATGCATGGGTTGCAGGACTTGATATTTTATTTATCATTATTCCTGTTATTTTGCTCATTCTTATTTTTACAAAAATTCCGAGAACAGTTATATCCTTGTGTCTTTTCATTATTGTTGTCTTTTTTACATATATTGTTAATTTTTTCATATTTAAAAAATATTTTCTGGATCTTTCGTTAATCTATCCATTCTTTTCTCTTTCAATGTGCTATGTTACATCAGAAGCGTACAGAAATCTGATGGTTGAAAAGAAAAGCAAATTTCTTAAAAAAGCATTTTCAAGCTATGTGTCTCCTGACGTTGTAAACATTCTGATTAAGAAGCCTGATGCTTTAAAACTCGGTGGTGAGAAGAGGACAATAACTGTTTTATTTTCTGATATTAGAAATTTTGCAGTAATCGCTGAATCCCTTCAACCTGAAAGACTCGTAACGCTACTTAATAACTATTTTGATCCTATGACTAACATAGTTATTAAACACGGTGGAATGCTTGATAAATACATCGGAGATGCAATAATGGCAGTTTATAATGCACCTGTGAATTTACCAGAACATGCTAAAGAAGCTGTTTTTACAGCTTTAGAAATGTTAAAAGAGCTTAAAAAATTAAATAAAAAATTTAATGAATTAAGATTCCCTGAGATAAATATAGGCATTGGGATAAATACAGGGGAAGCAATTACAGGAAATATAGGAACAAGTACACGTTTTGACTATACTGCAATTGGAGATACAGTTAACCTTGCATCAAGGCTTGAAGAATTAAACAAGCTTTATGGAACAAAAATAATTATAAGTGAAAGCAGTTTCAATGCGATGGAATCATCATGTTATTCTGAAAAAATGGAACAAAATTTTTTAATAAGAGAACTTGACTTAATAAGGGTTAAAGGTAAAAACAAACCTGTAAAAATCTTTGAAATTATTGAAGAAAGTTCGTCAATCACTTCAGCCATAGAAGATTTTGAAAAAGCTCTACATCTTTACAGAAAAGGACAATTTAAAGAAGCAGAAACTTTATTCAGTAATATTGCATCTCAGTTTAACGATAAAGCCTCAATACTTTTTAAAGAAAGATGCGGAAGTTATATTTTAGATCCACCTTCTTCAGAATGGGATGGAGTTTTTACTGCAAAACAAAAATAA
- a CDS encoding FecR domain-containing protein → MRASRVILFSIFIFFCLPGAICASIGEIEEIYGTVLYREKTGLSYKKAKTELLVEKGYWIKTESRSWSVIKLCDGSRFTLSENTEFEISEYLIDKDRKYGVFYITKGKLRVTVVKLTGQTTNYRIKTPTAVAGIKGTEFMILNQENANVFLGNEDTAYIAGYDTVEKPLRPDTIIQNTRGFTPTEPVKVETATLLSEAKNGLSHITDVTPPVDWKISESLPHIIARWDINYGHYLADSGRYEEALYIFQIAIDLSDNPEIRADARLERGAIYSRFLKKPEAALSEYLTVVEEDSEIPQKETALYLTGMTLYELGFKKQAIERLTQYKKEYPNGRYIINVETFLKLLENEK, encoded by the coding sequence ATGAGAGCAAGCAGAGTCATACTTTTTAGCATCTTTATTTTCTTTTGTCTTCCGGGTGCGATTTGTGCATCAATTGGAGAGATTGAGGAGATTTATGGAACAGTTCTTTACAGAGAAAAAACAGGACTCTCTTATAAAAAAGCCAAAACTGAATTATTAGTTGAAAAAGGATACTGGATAAAAACAGAATCAAGAAGCTGGTCAGTTATTAAACTCTGTGATGGAAGTAGATTTACTCTTTCAGAAAATACAGAGTTTGAGATTTCAGAGTATTTAATTGATAAAGATAGAAAATATGGAGTTTTCTATATTACAAAGGGAAAATTAAGAGTAACTGTTGTAAAACTCACAGGACAAACAACTAATTACAGGATAAAAACACCAACAGCAGTGGCGGGAATAAAGGGAACGGAGTTTATGATACTGAATCAAGAGAATGCAAATGTATTTTTGGGGAATGAAGATACAGCCTACATAGCAGGATATGATACAGTTGAAAAACCTCTTAGACCTGATACAATTATTCAAAATACAAGGGGATTTACTCCAACAGAGCCTGTTAAAGTAGAAACAGCAACACTTCTTTCTGAAGCTAAAAATGGACTTTCCCATATTACAGATGTAACTCCTCCTGTAGATTGGAAGATTTCAGAATCTCTTCCTCATATAATTGCAAGATGGGATATTAACTATGGACATTATCTTGCGGATTCTGGAAGATATGAAGAAGCCTTGTACATTTTTCAGATAGCCATTGATCTTAGTGATAATCCTGAAATAAGGGCAGATGCAAGACTTGAAAGAGGAGCTATATATTCAAGATTTTTAAAAAAACCTGAAGCTGCACTTTCTGAGTATCTCACTGTTGTTGAAGAAGACTCTGAGATCCCGCAGAAAGAAACAGCGCTGTATCTCACGGGGATGACACTTTACGAACTTGGATTTAAAAAACAGGCGATAGAAAGACTCACTCAGTATAAAAAAGAGTATCCAAATGGGAGATATATAATAAATGTTGAAACATTCTTAAAACTTTTAGAGAATGAAAAATAA
- a CDS encoding transglutaminase-like domain-containing protein, translating to MLQSHVLLLDGGAQATVSVVAVVVKIMCATKAQGRQCLPCQKLAITIKLIIILFFIFYPFFGSAKTVILEGNLKSTVKVSQQMRFNVSEPLETLKFKFALPMNFSNKFVSQHINNLDIKIEPEPEKFEKEIDQYGNQWGFVKWRNLKNSVRITITFEASVNSELRAESSTAEFPLKNVPDTEKLFLKSTALVQSENADILKLSHELTNDAKTEYEAITRILNWVIDHVRYTYNPQQFDALYTLKTGKGNCQNLAHLTVALLRASGIPARVVGGLSLKYPWKIPLGKNYLVQSIGQGGHAWIEVYFPDLGWLSYDPQQSKQFTSSRHIKQTHALESDEVNDTWRAYPYLPAYSENVDAKFLSDRIHISPKASESSPKAYILSNKMVVKKEMIQKPPPQEEFKPLPSEKVFEFGNMDFPNLVDLYQIIGDRAVKILDKETAEYVTSQYIYAQAFTVNEPLEIERLSLAMRKFGGDGTIYIDLISDEHGKPSLKGFRSNPVFLDNIQNRPGYYWLDFIFPEKPKITKGRYWIVLRHSGDVIMNWFYIPGNPYGDADDTRSTIKGFKWEDILNYDFVFKVKAKRL from the coding sequence TTGCTGCAAAGCCATGTACTCCTTCTGGATGGTGGTGCACAAGCAACAGTCAGTGTTGTAGCGGTAGTTGTAAAAATAATGTGTGCAACTAAGGCACAGGGTAGGCAATGCCTACCCTGTCAAAAACTGGCAATAACTATCAAACTTATCATAATATTGTTTTTTATTTTTTATCCTTTTTTTGGTTCAGCAAAAACAGTTATTCTTGAAGGCAATCTTAAAAGTACAGTTAAAGTCTCTCAGCAAATGCGTTTTAATGTCTCAGAACCTTTAGAAACACTGAAATTTAAATTTGCGCTTCCAATGAATTTTTCAAATAAGTTTGTTAGTCAGCACATAAATAATCTGGATATAAAAATTGAGCCTGAACCAGAAAAATTTGAAAAAGAAATTGACCAATATGGTAATCAATGGGGCTTTGTAAAATGGAGAAATCTTAAGAACTCCGTAAGAATAACAATAACATTCGAAGCTTCTGTGAATTCAGAATTAAGAGCAGAAAGTTCAACAGCGGAGTTTCCTTTAAAAAATGTTCCTGATACTGAAAAGTTATTTTTAAAATCAACTGCACTGGTTCAATCTGAAAATGCCGATATCTTGAAACTTTCTCATGAACTCACAAACGATGCAAAAACAGAGTATGAAGCTATAACCAGGATACTTAACTGGGTTATTGACCATGTAAGATACACCTATAATCCTCAACAATTTGATGCACTGTATACATTAAAAACAGGCAAGGGAAACTGTCAGAACTTGGCGCATCTTACAGTTGCACTTTTAAGAGCTTCTGGAATTCCTGCAAGAGTTGTCGGAGGATTATCCCTCAAATACCCATGGAAAATTCCACTTGGTAAGAACTATCTTGTTCAGAGTATAGGACAGGGTGGACATGCCTGGATAGAAGTTTATTTTCCTGATCTTGGATGGCTTTCTTATGATCCTCAGCAGTCAAAGCAATTCACATCATCAAGACATATAAAACAAACCCACGCACTTGAATCAGATGAAGTTAATGATACATGGAGAGCATACCCATATCTACCAGCATATAGCGAAAATGTTGATGCAAAATTTTTATCTGATAGAATTCATATTTCACCAAAAGCTTCTGAATCATCACCTAAGGCTTATATTTTAAGCAATAAAATGGTTGTAAAAAAGGAAATGATTCAAAAACCACCTCCTCAAGAAGAATTTAAACCTCTTCCATCGGAAAAAGTATTTGAATTTGGCAATATGGATTTCCCAAATCTTGTTGATCTATATCAAATCATAGGAGACAGGGCAGTAAAGATTCTTGATAAAGAAACAGCTGAATATGTCACATCGCAATACATATATGCTCAGGCATTCACAGTTAATGAACCTTTAGAGATCGAAAGACTATCACTTGCAATGAGAAAATTCGGTGGTGATGGAACAATTTATATTGACCTTATATCAGATGAACATGGAAAACCATCGTTAAAGGGATTTAGGTCAAATCCTGTATTCCTTGATAATATTCAGAACCGTCCTGGTTATTACTGGCTTGATTTCATATTTCCTGAAAAACCAAAAATAACCAAAGGTAGATACTGGATAGTGCTGAGGCATTCAGGAGATGTAATCATGAATTGGTTTTATATACCAGGAAATCCATATGGCGATGCTGATGATACTCGCTCAACTATTAAAGGTTTCAAGTGGGAAGATATTTTAAACTATGACTTTGTATTTAAAGTAAAAGCGAAAAGGCTGTAA